From a single Nicotiana tabacum cultivar K326 chromosome 8, ASM71507v2, whole genome shotgun sequence genomic region:
- the LOC107796577 gene encoding protein NUCLEAR FUSION DEFECTIVE 4 yields MSRQWLSLVGALWLQSMAGTNTNFPAYSTQIKKLLSISQIQLNNLAFASDAGKLLGWFSGIAATYLPLWLVLLIGSTLGLIGYGVQYLFLTNHINSLSYWHVFSLTFLAGNSICWINTVCYIVAIQNFPLDRQVAVGLTTSYLSLSAKIITDIVNVINFSSPSERAKIYLLLNSVLPLFVSIVTAPVIRETKVEKSRKLSDGFRVMFIITLATGTYAVVTSMESAMNKLLPRLLSLFGMGVFLVLPILVPLTEKIKEHWHRQCWIRRDPRICDLSNLEEAEMRISQEENNNCGVKEDNDIGFAVMEEIEAKKMLMRLDFWLYFFVYLFGATLGLVYLNNLGQIADTRGYTGTSALVSLSSSFGFFGRLLPSLFDYLFSRSKYAISRPATIAVTLAPMTGAFFLLLNNSHIALYISTAIIGICTGAITSISVAQTTELFGTKNFGVNHNIIVANIPIGSFLFGDLAAMLYRRQGNSSDGICLGMKCFQTTFVIWGCLCFLGTCLAFILHLRTQKFYNHLRGRN; encoded by the exons atgtctcggcaatggctgagCCTAGTAGGAGCATTATGGCTACAATCCATGGCTGGAACAAACACTAATTTTCCAGCTTATTCTACTCAAATCAAGAAACTTTTATCCATATCTCAAATTCAACTCAATAACCTAGCATTTGCTTCTGATGCTGGAAAATTACTTGGTTGGTTTTCTGGAATTGCAGCTACTTATTTACCACTTTGGCTAGTTCTTTTAATTGGTTCAACACTTGGATTAATTGGCTATGGGGTGCAATATCTTTTCCTTACAAATCACATCAATTCTTTATCATATTGGCATGTTTTTTCACTCACTTTTTTAGCTGGTAACAGTATTTGTTGGATCAACACTGTTTGTTACATAGTAGCAATACAAAATTTTCCATTAGATCGTCAAGTTGCAGTTGGATTAACAACAAGTTACTTAAGTTTAAGTGCCAAGATTATTACAGATATAGTCAATGTTATTAATTTTTCATCTCCAAGTGAAAGGGCTAAGATTTATCTTCTTTTGAACTCGGTTTTACCCCTCTTTGTTTCAATTGTTACTGCACCAGTAATTCGTGAGACAAAAgttgaaaaatcaagaaaattaTCAGATGGTTTTCGAGTAATGTTTATTATAACATTAGCTACAGGGACTTATGCTGTGGTTACTAGTATGGAATCTGCTATGAATAAATTATTGCCAAGATTGTTAAGTTTATTTGGAATGGGGGTATTTTTGGTACTTCCAATATTGGTACCATTGACTGAAAAAATTAAAGAACATTGGCATAGACAATGTTGGATAAGAAGGGACCCAAGAATTTGTGATTTAAGTAATTTGGAGGAAGCTGAAATGAGAATATCACAAGAGGAGAATAATAATTGTGGGGTGAAAGAAGATAATGATATTGGATTTGCTGTAATGGAGGAAATTGAAGCAAAGAAAATGTTGATGAGATTGGAtttttggttatatttctttgtttatttatttggtgCAACACTTGGTTTGGTTTATTTAAATAATTTGGGACAAATCGCTGATACTCGTGGATATACTGGGACTTCTGCTCTGGTTTCATTATCATCTTCTTTTGGTTTCTTTGGTCGTCTTCTTCCTTCACTCTTCGACTATCTTTTCTCCAG GAGTAAATATGCAATTTCAAGACCAGCGACTATAGCAGTGACACTAGCACCAATGACAGGAGCTTTCTTTTTGCTTCTCAATAATAGTCACATTGCTCTCTATATCAGCACCGCTATAATTGGAATTTGTACTGGAGCCATTACTTCTATTTCTGTTGCACAAACCACTGAGCTATTTGGTACCAAGAATTTTGGTGTCAACCATAATATTATTGTGGCAAATATTCCAATAGGTTCCTTTTTATTTGGGGACTTAGCAGCTATGCTCTACAGAAGACAAGGAAATTCAAGTGATGGAATTTGCTTAGGCATGAAATGTTTTCAGACAACATTTGTTATCTGGGGTTGTCTTTGTTTCCTAGGAACTTGTTTAGCTTTCATTCTTCATCTAAGAACTCAAAAATTCTATAACCATTTACGTGGAAGAAATTAG